TCATTGGGATTATAAAAAGTAATAAAAAGTAAAAAAATCTATTTCCTAAAATGTGCTAAATTGCAGATGTTTATCTGAAATAATTTATGATCAAGGAGTTGATGATGTCATATGTAGAACAAGTCATCTCTTCATGTGAAGAGAAATTTCCTCATCAGGTTTATTTTTTGCAGGCGTTGCGCGAGATTTTGGAATCTCTTAAAGTTGAGATTTCTCACAATCCAATCTATGAAAAATATGCGATTTTGGAGCGCTTGGTTGTGCCTGAAAGAAGTATTGCCTTTAGAGTGCCTTGGGTGGATGATTGTGGAAGAGTAAGGGTCAATCAAGGATATCGGATTGAGTTTAATTCCGCACTTGGGCCATACAAGGGAGGGTTGCGTTTTCATCCTAGTGTCAATGAAGATGTGATTAAATTTTTGGGTTTTGAGCAGATTCTGAAAAACTCTCTTACCACTCTTCGCATGGGCGGAGGAAAGGGAGGAAGTGATTTTGATCCAAAAGGAAAAAGTGAAAATGAGGTGATGAGATTTTGTCAGTCCTTTATGAATGAGCTTTATCGTCACATTGGGGATCATACAGATATTCCTGCAGGTGATATTGGTGTGGGGGGAAGAGAAGTGGGATTTTTGTTTGGACAATACAAGCGTCTAAGCAATCGGTTTGATGGAGTTTTGACAGGAAAAGGTGTGGAGTGGGGAGGTTCTCTTGTGCGTAAGGAAGCGACAGGCTATGGAAGTGTGTATTTTGCTCAAGCGATGCTTGAAGCTGAAGGAAAAAGTTTAGAGGGAAAAGTGTGTTGTGTTTCAGGGAGTGGTAATGTCGCAATCTATACGATTGAAAAGCTTTATGCTCTTGGAGCAAAGCCTGTCACAGCAAGCGATTCTAAAGGAATGATTTATGATCAAGAGGGAATTGATCTGGAGCTTTTAAAGGAGATCAAAGAGGTAAGGCGAGCAAGTCTTGAAGAATATGCTCAAATCAAAAAGAGCGCGATTTATACTTCAGTGTCAGAATATCCACAAGGACAAAATGCGGTGTGGAGTGTGCCTTGTTTTGCTGCATTCCCAAGTGCAACGCAAAATGAGCTCAATATCCTTGATGCGCAAACTTTGCTTAAAAATGGTTGTCAATGTGTGAGTGAGGGGGCAAATATGCCTTGTACACAAGAGGCTACAA
Above is a genomic segment from Helicobacter kayseriensis containing:
- the gdhA gene encoding NADP-specific glutamate dehydrogenase — translated: MSYVEQVISSCEEKFPHQVYFLQALREILESLKVEISHNPIYEKYAILERLVVPERSIAFRVPWVDDCGRVRVNQGYRIEFNSALGPYKGGLRFHPSVNEDVIKFLGFEQILKNSLTTLRMGGGKGGSDFDPKGKSENEVMRFCQSFMNELYRHIGDHTDIPAGDIGVGGREVGFLFGQYKRLSNRFDGVLTGKGVEWGGSLVRKEATGYGSVYFAQAMLEAEGKSLEGKVCCVSGSGNVAIYTIEKLYALGAKPVTASDSKGMIYDQEGIDLELLKEIKEVRRASLEEYAQIKKSAIYTSVSEYPQGQNAVWSVPCFAAFPSATQNELNILDAQTLLKNGCQCVSEGANMPCTQEATNLFVDSKICYGPAKAANAGGVATSGLEMMQNASMSIWTFDEVDAKLLKIMRGIFAQIKAVAQEFNDEKNLVLGANIAGFRKVAKAMIDQGVV